A single window of Methanobacterium bryantii DNA harbors:
- a CDS encoding PadR family transcriptional regulator, whose protein sequence is MGRISKRFETEMRRGAIQIAVMCLLEKERYGYDITKSLKNSELKIEEGTLYPLLKRLENEKLVSSRWDTADSRPRKYYQITEYGREVRKNWLEFFKSINTNVEQFEINMDSKKGD, encoded by the coding sequence ATGGGCCGCATATCCAAAAGATTCGAGACTGAAATGAGGAGAGGAGCCATACAGATTGCTGTAATGTGTTTACTCGAAAAAGAGCGTTATGGGTATGATATAACTAAAAGCCTCAAAAATTCAGAGCTTAAAATTGAAGAAGGCACTTTATACCCCCTGCTTAAACGTCTCGAAAATGAAAAACTGGTTTCCAGCCGTTGGGACACTGCAGATTCAAGACCGCGGAAATATTATCAAATAACAGAATACGGCAGAGAAGTTCGAAAAAACTGGCTGGAATTTTTTAAATCAATAAACACGAATGTTGAACAATTTGAAATTAATATGGATTCTAAAAAAGGTGACTGA